In the Bacillota bacterium genome, ATGACGTCGAGCAGCATCTTCCTGGGAAGCAGATCGGCGGCCGCCACCAGCGCGCCCAGCATCGGTGTGTTGGGGATGTTGCGCTTCAGGGTCGCCATGGAGATGCGGGCCGCGTCCACCGTCAGCACCCGGATGGGCCGGCCGTTGAGCTTGAGCTGGCGGCGCACTTCGTCGGCCGCCCGGCCCGTGTTGACCAGGATCAGCCCGTCGTCGGGTACGCCCGCCGCCAGGTCGACGGCTGCCGCCAGCGTCAGATCGAGCACGACGACGTAGCGCGGCCGGGTAACCGGCGAGTGCAGGCGAATGGGCTGGTCCGAGACGCGGTCGTACGCGACGACGGGAGCCCC is a window encoding:
- a CDS encoding 2-oxoacid:acceptor oxidoreductase family protein — protein: MLEIRWHGRGGQGAKTAAFLLGEALATTGKYVQAFPEYGPERTGAPVVAYDRVSDQPIRLHSPVTRPRYVVVLDLTLAAAVDLAAGVPDDGLILVNTGRAADEVRRQLKLNGRPIRVLTVDAARISMATLKRNIPNTPMLGALVAAADLLPRKMLLDVMRDNLGEKFHGRAQLVEANLAAIEQAYEEVKAR